AGCATTCTGATTACTTAAGGGAAAGTAAGCGTAATAATTCAAGCTGGACTTCTTCTTTGCTTGCACCTGGATAATGCCTTCTTTGGAATCTTCATGGATCACCTGCATGAGCAAAAATAACAGTTAAACATGCTTCGTGAGGAAATGCACTTCAGGCAGtcaactcaacaaaattgatggTACGAGCTACCAAGCCCCAAAAAATGCTTCGAGATATCAAAGCAGCATATTATATATGGAGTACTGTATTATACTCCACTATGATTATCATTGTATAATTTATTATATTTCAGGCTGTTCACTTCATGCTGAATATGCCATAGACCTAATGTCGATTTATTTAGAACTTATTTTCTGATACCCAAGATCCTAATCAATCTACCAATAAAGTGACACTTCCACAGCAACCTCAAtgtggcaaaaaaacaaaactcAGCACAAACCTCTGTACCGTCCCTACGTAGGGCAAGCATGCCAGCTTCCACAGAAATAGCCTTCAGTTGTGCACCGTTGAAATCATCAGTTGAACGATCCAGCTCCTCAAAGTTGACATCAGGATGTACGTTCATCTTTCTTGAGTGAATCTACAAGATAGAACACAGAACAAACTTCTTTGAGTCCACAAAACCAAATAAGGTCAGCATTTTTCGCAACAAGAGCTACTGGCATTTCCCAGATATCAAGAGACATACTTGCAAAATTCTAGCTCTTGCTTCTTCCGTCGGATGAGGGAACTTAATCTTTCGGTCCAGGCGACCAGAACGGAGTAAAGCAGGATGAAGAATATCTGCCCGATTTGTTGCAGCTATCACCTGCAAGTCACACAACAAAAATGCGTCAATGAAACATGATTAATAAACATTTATAAGGTATTAATCATCTCTAGAATCATGACCAACTCAAGCCAATTTGTGGCTACTCATCAACCAATCAAATAAAAAAATGGAAAAAGTATATTTTTCGTCCCTCAACTCTTTCGAAAGTCTAGATTTGGTCGCTCAACTCAAAAACCGGCAAACCATACTCCCTCGACTCTTCAAACCGGATAGATTTAGTCCCTCATCCCAACCAACCCGGTGTCGCTGCTGGCTCAGCACGGTTTTGACCGGTCTTCGCTAACGTGGCAAAATTTCTCTGTCCTACTTGTCCTATCTCTTATTCCTCTCATCTCCCCCTAGCAGGCATTTGATCGAGCAACTCGCGTGCGAGTCTGCACT
The sequence above is a segment of the Aegilops tauschii subsp. strangulata cultivar AL8/78 chromosome 6, Aet v6.0, whole genome shotgun sequence genome. Coding sequences within it:
- the LOC109742330 gene encoding 26S proteasome regulatory subunit 6A homolog yields the protein FQMFIGDGAKLVRDAFEMAKEKGPYIIFIDDIDAIGTKRFDTEVSGDREVQRTMLDLLNQLDGFSSDERIKVIAATNRADILHPALLRSGRLDRKIKFPHPTEEARARILQIHSRKMNVHPDVNFEELDRSTDDFNGAQLKAISVEAGMLALRRDGTEVIHEDSKEGIIQVQAKKKSSLNYYAYFPLSNQNAWSCDDRCL